Genomic DNA from Leptotrichia wadei:
ATGAAAGCAAACTTAGATAAAGAGAGCCGGTGTAGATATTTCCAACTCGTTTTCCATAAATTATTGAAGTATGAAATTTTTCCAAAAATTTATTTTTTGTTTCTTTTTCCACGTTTTTTTCTAAAAGCGAATTAATTGCTTTTAATCCAAGTTTTGGAAATGGTAAATGAAAACAGAAAGCATCAAAGTCAGATAAATCTTGATTATATCTTTTTTTGTATTCATCAAATGTCGTTGTAAGGCAGTCGAGATACTGCTTTGTTGAAAAATGTCCGTCTACTATTGGGAAATCTGAGTAGTTGGGACGCCAGAAGTCCATAATATCACGTGTTTGACATACATTTTCATCATTTATTACAGCGATTTTTGGCTCCTTTTTTATTAACATTGCGATACTTCCTGCCCCCTGTGTAGATTCTCCAGGAGTGTTAATCCCATATTTTGCAGTATCTGAAGCAATTACGAGAACAGAAGCGTTTTCGTTCTTTTCAATATAGTTTTTAGCAAAACTTAGTGCGGCAGTGGCTCCATAGCAGGCTTCCTTTATTTCAACGGAACGTGCAAAAGGCTGAATATCCAGCAGATGATGAATAAAGACAGCAGACGCCTTACTTTGATCAACACTTGATTCTGTCCCGACAATTATCATTTCAATATTTTTTTTATCTTCTTCATCTAGAATCTGTTCAGCGGCACTGGCTCCAAGTGATACAATATCCTCTGTAACAGGTGCTACACTCATTTCACTTTGCATAAGCCCTTTCACAAATTTATTTTCATTTTCATTTCTTCCAATCGCCAAATCTCGTATATCTAAAAAATATTTTGGCATTGCAAATCCAATTTTATCTATTCCAATTTTGATCTTCTCTTTTATTTCCTTAATTCTCATAAAATTTAGCCCTTTCTTTTTAATATTTTTTGAAAGAATCATTAAGTTTAATTATTAAATGTAACTCTTATATATTGTACTATAAAAAAATTGAAATATCAACGGCTTATAAAAAAATATAACCTTAAAACTTTTAATTTTTACTAATTGTTTTTTGGTTATATTTATTTTACATAATTTAACAAAAAGATAGCAAGAAGTCTCCGACTTCTATAAGTGGGAGATGAATTGTTTTTTTTGTAAAAAAATTGAAAAAAGGATACACCTATGATACAATTTTTGTGTAAAATATTGAAGAGAGGTCATTAAAAATAATATTCAAAATTAAAAGGAGGTGTAATTTTATGAAATATAATTTAGCATTCAAATACAGAATTTATCCAAATAAAGAGCAGGAATTGTTAATAAACAAGACTTTTGGATGTGTTCGTTTTGTCTACAATACGATCTTGTATACTGCTAATAAAATTTATGAAGAAACCGGAAAAAATAAAATAATTACACCTGCCAGTTTGAAAAGTGAAAATCAATTTTTAAAAGAAGTGGACAGCTTGGCACTTGCAAATGCTCAATTAAATGTAAAACGATCGTTTATGAATTTCTTTCAGAAGAGAGCGAAGTTTCCAAAGTTCAAATCTAAAAAGAATAATATTAAAACTTACACAACAAATTGTGTAAATAATTCGATACGAATAGAGGAAAACAAATATTTGATTTTGCCAAAATTGAAAAGAGTAAAATTAAAATATCATAGAGAAATACCGAAGGATTACAAGATAAAGTCAGTAACATTGACAAACAGTAATGGAAATTACTATGTTTCTGTTTTGACGGAATTTGAAAAAGAAATTCAAAAAATCCCAAGTAATGATAAAGTGATTGGACTTGATTTTTCAATGTCTGAATTATTTGTCAGTTCTGAAAATCAAAGGGCTGATTATCCAAGATATTTTAGGATGTTGGAGAAAAAATTGAAAAAATTACAAAAATCATTGTCAAGAAAAGTAAAATTTTCTAAAAATTGGTATAGACAAAAAGTAAAAATATCGAAATTACATGAGTATATCAAGAATTGTCGAAAAGATTTTTTGCATAAATTATCGAAAAAATTATCTGAAGATTATAATGCTGTGGCTGTTGAGGATTTGAATATGAAGGGGATGAGCCGGGCATTAAATTTTGGGAAAAGTGTAGGAGATAATGGATGGGGAATGTTTTTGAGAATGCTTGAGTATAAACTGATGTTTTTAGGGAAACAATTTTTGAAGATAGATAAGTGGTTTCCATCGTCGAAAACTTGTAGTAAATGTGGAAATGTTAAAGAGGAACTGAAATTATCAGAAAGAAGTTATAAATGTGAGTGCTGTGGGATTGAAATTGATAGAGATTACAATGCGTCATTGAATATAAAAGACATTGGAAAATTGATGTTGGAATATTAGGAAAATAAAAGAAGACAGGGTAGGGACTACCCGAAGAGCTTGGTAAATATATTTGGCTAGCAAAAGCAGATACTTCCCAAGAAGCTCCCGCTTCTAAAAGCGGGAGTAGTTCACTAAATAATTTCTATAAGAAGAGTAATATTGCTATTCTGAATAGTTCAAAGCGTATTTTCTAATCGCTTTTGCTACACCGTTATTTTCATTACTATCAGTTTGATATTTTGCAGCCTTTCTAGCAGATTTTGTTCCATTTTCCATTGCAACACTATAATTAGCATACTCAAACATTTCAATATCGTTATTTCCATCTCCAATTGCCATTATTTCTTCCTGCTTAATTCCCAATTTTTTGGCAAGTTTTTTTAATCCAGTTCCTTTATTATTACCTTTTGGCAGTATTTCATAAATATAAGGCTGACTTAATACACTACTATATTTATCTTTTAAAATACTTTCATTTTCTTTTTGAAAATTTGCCATTATGTTAGGATTTCCAAGGAACATTATTTTTATTATTTTATGTTTTCCATTTTTTGCTTCTTTGAGACTTATATTTGTAATATCTGAAAAAACAAATCCAGCATCTGTAATAAGCTCATCTGTAGGCTTTCTGTCGTCTATGTTGAAATAATAATAGTCATTTACCAAAGTAAAGTTTATATCATAACCTTCAGAGAATTTGTATAAATAATCAATATCGTCGGAAGTGAAATTTACTTGGTCAATCAGCTCCCAGTTTTTTGTTTTATGAATAGAGCAGCCGTTATTCAAAATAACATATCCTTCTGAATCAAGTTCTGATAGCCCAAGTTCCTCATAAAATGGTAAAATTCCATATAAAGGTCTACCTGTACAAAGTACAATTTTTATTCCTGCGTCTATTGCTTCGTGAATAGCTTCCTTTTGTGCCTTGTCAATATGTTTTTTTCCATTGAGCAAAGTTCCATCCATATCAATTGCAATCAATTTTATCATTATTTATCCCTTCTTTCAAAAAAATATGCTTATCTAACTTCTTAAAGTTATTAATAAAACAGTTATGATTTATAAATTTAGTTTTTATTTTATTATAGTATATCTTAATTTAAAAAAATATTCAATAGCTTTAACAAAATTTTGTAAAATAAAAACCCCTGAAAACCAGTGTTTCCAGGGAATATAAAATATCTCTTATTATATTTTTTCCTA
This window encodes:
- a CDS encoding RNA-guided endonuclease TnpB family protein, producing MKYNLAFKYRIYPNKEQELLINKTFGCVRFVYNTILYTANKIYEETGKNKIITPASLKSENQFLKEVDSLALANAQLNVKRSFMNFFQKRAKFPKFKSKKNNIKTYTTNCVNNSIRIEENKYLILPKLKRVKLKYHREIPKDYKIKSVTLTNSNGNYYVSVLTEFEKEIQKIPSNDKVIGLDFSMSELFVSSENQRADYPRYFRMLEKKLKKLQKSLSRKVKFSKNWYRQKVKISKLHEYIKNCRKDFLHKLSKKLSEDYNAVAVEDLNMKGMSRALNFGKSVGDNGWGMFLRMLEYKLMFLGKQFLKIDKWFPSSKTCSKCGNVKEELKLSERSYKCECCGIEIDRDYNASLNIKDIGKLMLEY
- a CDS encoding hydroxymethylglutaryl-CoA synthase, coding for MRIKEIKEKIKIGIDKIGFAMPKYFLDIRDLAIGRNENENKFVKGLMQSEMSVAPVTEDIVSLGASAAEQILDEEDKKNIEMIIVGTESSVDQSKASAVFIHHLLDIQPFARSVEIKEACYGATAALSFAKNYIEKNENASVLVIASDTAKYGINTPGESTQGAGSIAMLIKKEPKIAVINDENVCQTRDIMDFWRPNYSDFPIVDGHFSTKQYLDCLTTTFDEYKKRYNQDLSDFDAFCFHLPFPKLGLKAINSLLEKNVEKETKNKFLEKFHTSIIYGKRVGNIYTGSLYLSLLSLLENCDSLKAGDKIGMYSYGSGAVCEFFNLTLAEGFKNHLRHDRLNDFDNRKQLSINEYENLFFEKIILDNEGNCDFSNSKLIQESDNAFVLEKVENHKRIYKKIN
- a CDS encoding Cof-type HAD-IIB family hydrolase, with protein sequence MIKLIAIDMDGTLLNGKKHIDKAQKEAIHEAIDAGIKIVLCTGRPLYGILPFYEELGLSELDSEGYVILNNGCSIHKTKNWELIDQVNFTSDDIDYLYKFSEGYDINFTLVNDYYYFNIDDRKPTDELITDAGFVFSDITNISLKEAKNGKHKIIKIMFLGNPNIMANFQKENESILKDKYSSVLSQPYIYEILPKGNNKGTGLKKLAKKLGIKQEEIMAIGDGNNDIEMFEYANYSVAMENGTKSARKAAKYQTDSNENNGVAKAIRKYALNYSE